A section of the Telopea speciosissima isolate NSW1024214 ecotype Mountain lineage chromosome 3, Tspe_v1, whole genome shotgun sequence genome encodes:
- the LOC122656997 gene encoding E3 ubiquitin-protein ligase AIRP2-like, protein MLGKEMEVLYNQLAKSSYKESLKALEADIQHANTLAASIPRAKGGACLQMKLVYSHLTPLFLFLLQWMDSSCTCLLQRYLDFFHIVVYKVYADGRPNISSHGRKATIRQFYAVILPSLQQLNGNSHDRSCSMEVFGRKRLEEKRKFSDMDLEREDECGICMEPCTKMLLPTCCHAMCINCYHDWNTRSESCPFCRGSIKRVKSGDLWVLTSRSDVVDRETVAKEELLRFYLYINKLPKDIPDVLFLVYYEYLI, encoded by the exons ATGTTAGGGAAAGAGATGGAGGTTTTGTATAATCAACTTGCCAAGTCATCTTACAAGGAATCCCTTAAGGCTCTGGAGGCTGATATACAACATGCCAATACCTT GGCGGCATCAATTCCAAGAGCCAAGGGTGGTGCATGTCTTCAAATGAAATTAGTTTACAGCCACTTGACTcctttgtttctgtttctgcTCCAGTGGATGGATTCCTCTTGTACCTGCCTACTACAGAGATATCTAGACTTCTTTCACATAGTGGTGTACAAG GTATATGCAGATGGGAGGCCTAACATTTCTTCACATGGGAGGAAAGCGACAATTAGGCAATTCTATG CTGTCATATTACCCTCTCTACAACAGCTCAATGGTAATTCTCATGACAGAAGTTGCAGCATGGAGGTGTTTGGTAGAAAGAGattggaagagaagaggaagttCTCTGATATGGATTTGGAGAGAGAAGATGAATGTGGCATTTGCATGGAGCCATGCACCAAGATGCTCTTGCCTACTTGTTGCCATGCCATGTGCATTAACTGCTATCATGACTG GAATACCAGGTCAGAATCCTGCCCATTTTGTCGGGGTAGCATAAAGAGAGTTAAGTCAGGAGACCTATGGGTTCTCACAAGTAGAAGTGATGTGGTAGACAGAGAGACGGTGGCCAAGGAGGAGCTGTTGCGGTTCTACCTCTATATCAATAAGCTGCCAAAAGATATTCCAGATGTCCTTTTCTTAGTGTATTATGAATACCTAATATGA
- the LOC122654512 gene encoding GDSL esterase/lipase At3g48460-like: MESYTWFPSQVSLIIFLLSFSLNSHSATSTTATTPTFARIYAFGDSFTDTGNTKSSTGPTMFKHVSSLPYGTTYFKRPTNRYSDGRLVIDFVAETLSLPYLPPYLDRNNADTSHGVNFAVAGSTAINHDFFVRNNFSQDSILESLQTQLVWFEKFMKDEGCWGGNVSSVAGDCRAADFDDTLFWVGEIGVNDYAYLIGSLVPTSTIQRLAIDSITRFLQELLKQGAKYIVVQGLPSAGCLSLPMTFAPFNDRDDIGCVGSINQVAQKHNSKLQAKLQDLRKQYPHAAIAYADYYRAYGEVMKNTRKYGFQEPFKACCGSGGGPYNFDLLATCGSPPASKACANPNQFINWDGVHLTEAMYRVVADLFLHGGFCHPSFMDLQSNKSLGT; the protein is encoded by the exons ATGGAGTCTTACACTTGGTTTCCTTCTCAAGTTTCCCTCATCATCTTCCTTTTATCATTCTCTTTAAATTCACACTCTGCAACttctactactgctactactcCGACCTTCGCTAGGATCTATGCCTTCGGAGACTCATTCACTGATACTGGAAACACCAAATCATCTACAGGTCCAACCATGTTCAAGCATGTATCAAGCCTTCCTTATGGAACCACTTACTTCAAGAGACCCACCAACCGTTACTCCGATGGACGTCTTGTGATCGACTTTGTCGCTGAAACTCTCTCCTTACCATACTTACCACCTTACCTCGACCGGAATAATGCGGATACATCTCATGGTGTCAACTTTGCAGTGGCCGGATCGACGGCAATAAATCATGATTTCTTTGTAAGGAATAACTTCTCTCAGGATAGCATCTTAGAGTCACTACAGACTCAACTAGTTTGGTTCGAAAAGTTCATGAAGGATGAGGGTTGTTGGGGAGGTAACGTTTCATCAGTAGCAGGTGATTGCAGAGCAGCTGATTTTGATGATACGCTGTTTTGGGTTGGAGAGATTGGAGTAAACGATTACGCGTACCTTATTGGATCTCTTGTGCCGACCAGCACAATCCAACGGCTTGCCATTGACAGCATCACCAGATTTTTACAG GAGTTGCTCAAGCAGGGGGCCAAGTACATAGTAGTTCAAGGTCTGCCATCGGCGGGATGTCTGTCTTTACCAATGACATTTGCTCCGTTCAATGACAGAGACGACATTGGCTGTGTGGGGAGCATAAATCAAGTGGCTCAAAAGCACAACTCAAAGCTTCAAGCCAAGCTTCAGGATCTAAGGAAACAGTATCCTCATGCAGCCATTGCTTACGCAGATTATTACAGAGCTTATGGTGAGGTAATGAAGAACACTCGCAAGTATGGATTCCAGGAGCCCTTCAAAGCTTGTTGTGGCTCTGGTGGTGGACCTTACAACTTCGACTTACTTGCTACATGTGGGTCACCACCAGCCTCAAAAGCTTGTGCAAACCCTAATCAGTTCATCAACTGGGATGGAGTCCACCTCACAGAAGCCATGTACAGGGTGGTTGCTGACTTGTTCCTCCATGGTGGGTTTTGTCATCCATCATTCATGGACTTGCAGAGTAACAAAAGCCTTGGGACCTGA